The following is a genomic window from Hymenobacter chitinivorans DSM 11115.
AAGCCTCGACTGCCAAAGAGGCCAGTGGAATTCGCAAGGATAAACCAGACGTGGCCTTTATTGCCGGCGGCACCACGCTGCTCGACCTGATGAAGGCCAACGTGGAGCAGCATCCGCAGCTGGTCGACATCAATATGCTGCCCTTCACGGGGATTCAGGAGACCAGTGACGGGCTGCGCATCGGGGCTATGGAGCGGATGAGCGACGTGGGCGAAAACGCGCTGGTGGTGCAGCAGTACCCGGCGGTTTCCCAGGCGTTGCTGCTGAGCGCCTCGCCCCAACTGCGCAACATGGCCAGCATTGGCGGCAATCTGCTGCAGCGCACCCGCTGCGGCTACTTTCGCGACCCGGCCTTTCCCTGCAACAAGCGCAACCCCGGCTCGGGCTGCCCCGCCCAAACCGGCGACAACCGCAACCTGGCCATTCTGGGCACCAGTGACGCCTGCATTGCCACCAACCCCGGCGACCTGGCCGTGGCCCTGGTCGCTCTGGACGCGGTGGTGGTGCTCGAAAACGCCAAGGGCAAGCAGCGCCGGGTGCCGCTGCTCGAGTTTCACCTGCTGCCCGGCACCACGCCCCAGCGCGAAACCATCATCGAGGCCGACGAGCTTATCGTGGCCGTGACCATTCCCGCCGCGGCCCACGCCCGCAAGTCGCACTACGTGAAGGTGCGCGACCGGGCCTCCTACGCCTTTGCCCTGGTATCGGCGGCGGTGGGGCTCGACGTGCAGGGCGGCACCATCCGGGCGGCCCGGATTGCCCTGGGCGGCGTGGGCACCAAACCCTGGCGGGCCCAGGAGGCGGAAAAGCTGTTGGTTGGGAAGGCTGCGACGGAGGAGAACTTCCGGGCCGCTGCCGCCCTGGCCGTGCGCGGGGCCCAGCCCCGGGAGCACAACCGCTTCAAGGTGGAAATGGCCCAGAAAACCCTGGTGCAGGCCCTGCAGGAGCTGGTTGCTTGATAACTGCGAATAGGGGCGCGAATTGGCGTTGCTATTAATGAACGACTTACAAATAAACGACCCGGTTAGTACAGCGTCAGTTACGATTGAGACGCGAATCCGCGCCTTTACACCCCAGTATCTATGGATAACGAACCAGCTTTCTTCGAAACCAACGGGCCCGGTACGGGTGGGGTAGTGGGCCAGCCGCTCGACAGGGTCGACGGCTTTGCCAAGGTGACCGGGCAGGCCAAGTACTCGGCCGAGTATAAGCTGCCGGGCCTGACCTACGGCGTGCTGCGGACCAGTGAAATTGCCCGGGGCAAAATCCAGAGCATCGACACCAGCGCGGCGGCCAAGGAGCCCGGCGTTATTGCCATCCTGACCCACCTGAACCTGCCCAAGCTGGCCAAGACGCCCAACGACCCGGAAGGCAAAAAGGCCATTGGGGCGCCCATGGGCTTTCTGCCGCTCACTTCCGACCAGGTGCACTACGCCGGGCAACCCGTAGCCTTGGTCGTGGCCGATACCTACGATCGGGCCGTGCACGCGGCTTCCCTGGTGAAGGTGCAGTACGCGGTGGAAAAGCCCTTTACCTCGTTTCTGGACCCCCAGGCCAAGCTCTTTGACCCCGAGAAGGTGCAGGACGGCAAAACGCCCGGCCACACCCGCCGCGGCAACCCCCAGGAAGCCTTTGCCGCCTCGCCCGTGCAACTCACCGCTACCTACGAGCATGCCATCAACCACCACAACCCCATGGAGCCCGGGGCCACCACCGCCGTGTGGGAAGGCCCCGACCGGGTGACGGTCTACGAGTCGACCCAGGGCGTGACCCGCACCCAAAAGGCGCTGAGCACCATGCTGGGCCTGCCCACCGAGCAGGTGCGGGTGATAACCAAGTACCTCGGCGGCGGCTTCGGCTGCAAGGGCTCCACCTGGCCCCACACCATCCTGACGGTGCAGGCCGCCAAGGCCGTGGGCCGGCCCGTGCGCCTCTCGCTCACCCGGCCCCAGCAGTTTACCAGCATGGGCCACCGCGAAGACCAGCATCAGACCCTCAAGCTGGGTGCCACCCGGGACGGCAAGCTCACGGCCCTGATCCACGAGAAGACCTCCACGACCTCACCCTGGGACAACTACGCCGAGCCCAACAGCCGCATCATCAACCTGCTCTACGCCTGTCCCGCCTTCGAATCGACCTACCAGCTGGGGCGGGCCAACGTGATGACCAGCACCTTTACCCGGGCCCCCGGCGAGGCCCCGGGTTCCTTCGCCATTGAGTGCTCGATGGACGACCTGGCCGCCCAGCTCGGTCTCGACCCGCTCCAGGTCCGGCTGCTGAACTACGCCGACAAGGACCCCAGCAACGGCAAGCCCTGGAGCAGCAAAAGCCTGAAGCAGTGCTACGCCCGCGGCGCCGAGCTCTTCGGCTGGAGCAAGCGCAACCCCAAGGCCGGTGCCACCCGCGACGGGCGCTACCTGGTGGGCTACGGCATGGCTACGGCCTCTTACCCGGTGCACAACAACCAGGGCACGGCCCGGGTGCGCCTCTACGCCGACGGCCACGCCGTGGTGCAAACCGGGGCTACCGACCTAGGCACGGGCACCTACACCGTCATGACCCAGGTAGCGGCCGATTCGCTGGGCCTGGCGCCCGATAAAGTCCGCTTTGAGCTGGGCGACACCAACCTGCCCACGGCTCCCAACTCGGGCGGCTCGGTGGCGGCCGGCACCGTGTCGTCGTCTATCTACATGGCGGCCCAGGACGTGTGGCAGAAGCTGACCAAGCTGGCGACTCAGGATAAAAAGTCGCCGCTGTACCGGGCCAAGCCGGCCGACGTGGTGGTGGACAAGAACCGCCTGGTGCTCAAGGCCGACAAGACGAAAGGGGAGGACTTCATGGCCCTGATGAAGCGCAACGAAATGGCCGACATCGAGGGCATGGGTAATGGCAAGTACGGGGCCGGCTACGAGTCGGGCCTGGCGGCCGGGCCCGCCGACTCCGGCCACCAGGACGATATGGCCGGCCACTCCATGCACTCGTTTGGCGCCCACTTCTGCGAGGTGCGCGTCGACCCCGAGGTGGGCACCGTGCGCGTCACGCGCTGGGTGAGCGTGCACGCGGCCGGCCGGATTCTGAATGCCAAGACGGCCCGCAGCCAGATTATCGGCGGCAGCATCTTCGGCATCGGCGCGGCCCTGATGGAGGAAACCTTCCGTGACCCGAACCTGGCCCGCTACACCAACGCCAGCCTGGGCGAGTACCACATTCCGGTCAACGCCGACATTCCCAACATGACCGTGGAGTTCATTGAGGAGCACGACCCGTATATTAATGCTATGGGCGTGAAGGGCATCGGGGAAATATCGATGGTGGGCGTGGCCGCCGCCGTGGCCAACGCCGTATTTCACGCCACCGGCAAGCGGATTCGCAGCCTGCCCATTACCCCGGATAAGGTGATGAACAGCCTGGCCGTTTAGGGTGTTTTACCAGAAGCTAAGCGGCAGGGGAGTTAGAAATCAGGACTAGAAGGCTAGTTCCCTCCTCAGATGAGGAGGGGCTAGGGGTGGTTCAATCGTTGAACGATGTCGTTGTCATGCTGAGCGAAGTCGAAGCATCTCTACCGCTTCGTTGCTACAATAACTAATTACCATTGCGGTAGAGATGCTTCGGCAAGCTCAGCATGACGTTCTTTTTGTGATGTTCTTTTAGGACGTTCAACGATTAGACCACCCCGCCCTTCGGGCACCCCTCCTTGAAGGAAGGAGGGGAACTAGCTTCCTAGTCCCGATACCTAAGCTTTCTAACCCTAACACCTAAGCTTCCTAGCACCTTAGCCCTAACCACTGCCCACGTACCCTCAGCGGCTTCGGCTGCGTACTACCTAGCTGCTACGCCTTATTTGCAATGACTGAATTACAACGCCTGATTCTTGCCTACGATGAGCACCGCGCCGCCGGGCGGGCCTGCGCCCTGGCCTCGGTGGTGGACGTGGCCGGCTCGGCCTACCGCCGACCCGGGGCCCGCATGCTCGTGACGGAGGAAGGCCAGCTGACCGGGGCCATCAGTGGGGGCTGCCTCGAAGGCGACGCCCGCCGCCGGGCCCGGCAAACCATACAGCAGGGCCGCCCCACGGTGGTAACCTACGACTCCACCGACCCCGACGACGACCTGCAGTTCGGGGCCGCCCTGGGCTGCCAGGGCGTAGTACAGATTCTGCTCGAACCGCTCGACTTCGCCAACCCCGACAACCCCCTGGAGCTGCTGCGGCGCTGGGCCCAGGGCGTGGCGGCCCCCGCCGTGGTGGCCACCGTGTTCAGCATGGCCGGTACCGGGGCGGCGGCTCAAATGGGCGAGCGGCTGCTGCTTACCGCTGAGGGAAGCGTAGAAGGAAGTCTGCCCGCCGATTCGGAGCTGTACGACGCTATTCTGACCGATGCCCGGGCGGCTTTGGCCGCCGGACAGCCCGCCACCCGGCACTACCCCGCCCCGGCCGGCACGGTGCGGGTGAGTCTGGAGCTGCTGCGGCCCCCGGTGCGCCTGACCGTGTACGGGGCCGGCAACGACGTGCAGCCACTGGTGCGCCTGGCCGCCGGCCTGGGCTGGCGGGTGCAGGTCGTGGATGGGCGGCCCAACCAGGCCCAGGCTTCGCGCTTTCCCGAGGCCGAAGCCGTGCGGGTACTACCCCTGGCCCAGGTGCCGGACGAGCCGCACGACGGCAGCTTTGCCCTACTCATGACCCACAACTATTACTACGATTTGGCCGTGCTGCGCCACTTGCTGCCCGCCCCCACCCGCTACATCGGCTTGCTGGGCCCGCGCAAGAAGTACGACCGGCTGCTGGAAGACCTTGAGCAGGACGTGCCCGATGCCGCCGCCCAGCTCCGGGGCCGGCTCTACAGCCCGATTGGCCTGAACCTGGGCGCCGAAACGCCCGAGGAAATTGCCCTCTCCATCGTGGCCGAAATCCAGGCGGTGCTGGCCGGGCGGCCCGCGGGCTTCCTGCGCGACTCGCCCCACCCGATTCACCCGCCCCTGCATTCCAACGCCCCGCTGGTGGTGGAAGGCGCCGCCGACCCCTCGTGCAGCCTCTAGCCCTGCCCGCCGGTTTGCCCCGGCCCGCCCTGCTGGTGTTGGCCGCCGGCGCCTCCACCCGCCTGGGCCGGCCCAAGCAGCTCTTGCCCTACCAGGGCCAAACCCTGCTGCGCCGGGCCGCCGAAACCGCCGTAGCCGCCGCCCAGGGCGCCCCGGTCGTCGTCGTGACCGGGGCTTTGCACGAGGAGCTGCTGCCCGAGCTAGCCGGCTTGTCGGTGCAGGCGGTGCGCTGCCCGGAGTGGGAGCAGGGCATGGGCGCCTCGCTGCACTGCGGCCTGAGCGCCCTGGAAACGGCCAGCCCGTTGCTT
Proteins encoded in this region:
- a CDS encoding nucleotidyltransferase family protein translates to MQPLALPAGLPRPALLVLAAGASTRLGRPKQLLPYQGQTLLRRAAETAVAAAQGAPVVVVTGALHEELLPELAGLSVQAVRCPEWEQGMGASLHCGLSALETASPLLSVTILLCDQPHVTPELLRQLHATHTATGQPIVATEYDGVRGVPVLFAQAALPMLRALPPAAGAAQLLRRFPELVAAVPFAEAAVDVDTPEQYAALLAAARTL
- a CDS encoding FAD binding domain-containing protein, which produces MNNFSYTQASTAKEASGIRKDKPDVAFIAGGTTLLDLMKANVEQHPQLVDINMLPFTGIQETSDGLRIGAMERMSDVGENALVVQQYPAVSQALLLSASPQLRNMASIGGNLLQRTRCGYFRDPAFPCNKRNPGSGCPAQTGDNRNLAILGTSDACIATNPGDLAVALVALDAVVVLENAKGKQRRVPLLEFHLLPGTTPQRETIIEADELIVAVTIPAAAHARKSHYVKVRDRASYAFALVSAAVGLDVQGGTIRAARIALGGVGTKPWRAQEAEKLLVGKAATEENFRAAAALAVRGAQPREHNRFKVEMAQKTLVQALQELVA
- a CDS encoding XdhC family protein, which produces MTELQRLILAYDEHRAAGRACALASVVDVAGSAYRRPGARMLVTEEGQLTGAISGGCLEGDARRRARQTIQQGRPTVVTYDSTDPDDDLQFGAALGCQGVVQILLEPLDFANPDNPLELLRRWAQGVAAPAVVATVFSMAGTGAAAQMGERLLLTAEGSVEGSLPADSELYDAILTDARAALAAGQPATRHYPAPAGTVRVSLELLRPPVRLTVYGAGNDVQPLVRLAAGLGWRVQVVDGRPNQAQASRFPEAEAVRVLPLAQVPDEPHDGSFALLMTHNYYYDLAVLRHLLPAPTRYIGLLGPRKKYDRLLEDLEQDVPDAAAQLRGRLYSPIGLNLGAETPEEIALSIVAEIQAVLAGRPAGFLRDSPHPIHPPLHSNAPLVVEGAADPSCSL
- a CDS encoding xanthine dehydrogenase family protein molybdopterin-binding subunit, with protein sequence MDNEPAFFETNGPGTGGVVGQPLDRVDGFAKVTGQAKYSAEYKLPGLTYGVLRTSEIARGKIQSIDTSAAAKEPGVIAILTHLNLPKLAKTPNDPEGKKAIGAPMGFLPLTSDQVHYAGQPVALVVADTYDRAVHAASLVKVQYAVEKPFTSFLDPQAKLFDPEKVQDGKTPGHTRRGNPQEAFAASPVQLTATYEHAINHHNPMEPGATTAVWEGPDRVTVYESTQGVTRTQKALSTMLGLPTEQVRVITKYLGGGFGCKGSTWPHTILTVQAAKAVGRPVRLSLTRPQQFTSMGHREDQHQTLKLGATRDGKLTALIHEKTSTTSPWDNYAEPNSRIINLLYACPAFESTYQLGRANVMTSTFTRAPGEAPGSFAIECSMDDLAAQLGLDPLQVRLLNYADKDPSNGKPWSSKSLKQCYARGAELFGWSKRNPKAGATRDGRYLVGYGMATASYPVHNNQGTARVRLYADGHAVVQTGATDLGTGTYTVMTQVAADSLGLAPDKVRFELGDTNLPTAPNSGGSVAAGTVSSSIYMAAQDVWQKLTKLATQDKKSPLYRAKPADVVVDKNRLVLKADKTKGEDFMALMKRNEMADIEGMGNGKYGAGYESGLAAGPADSGHQDDMAGHSMHSFGAHFCEVRVDPEVGTVRVTRWVSVHAAGRILNAKTARSQIIGGSIFGIGAALMEETFRDPNLARYTNASLGEYHIPVNADIPNMTVEFIEEHDPYINAMGVKGIGEISMVGVAAAVANAVFHATGKRIRSLPITPDKVMNSLAV